In Prochlorococcus marinus CUG1415, the sequence TATCTAACTCTTACTTTATTTTCAGATAAAAAATCAGTTAGATCTTCAGCCATTCTCTTAGTAAGTGTTGTCACTAGCACTCTTTGATTCTTTTCAGCTCTAATTCTTATTTCAGATAATAGATCTTCTATTTGGCCCTCACTAGGTCTTACATCAATTAAAGGGTCTAATACCCCAGTTGGTCTAATAACTTGCTCAATAAATTCACCATCACATTGATCTAATTCCCATTGTCCGGGAGTTGCGCTTATAAATACTGTCTGTTTTGATTTTTCCCAAAACTCTTCACATTTTAAAGGTCTATTATCTGCAGCACTTGGCAATCTAAAACCATGATCTATTAAAACTTTTTTTCGAGATTGATCACCGTTGTACATCGCATGAAGTTGAGGACATGTTACATGACTCTCATCGACAACCAACAACCAATCTTTAGGAAAGTAATCTATTAAACATTCTGGAGGTGAACCTTCCTCCCTGCCTGATAAATGACGAGCATAATTCTCAACTCCATTACAATAACCAACCTCTTTAAGCATTTCTAAATCATATTTTGTGCGTTGTTCTAGACGTTGAGCCTCTAATAATTTTCCTTCGTATGTAAATTTATCGAGTTGTTTTTTTAATTCACTTCTGATTGCACTTATTGCACTTTCAAGTCTTTCTTTTGGAGTCACAAAATGCTTCGCTGGGTAAACGCTGACTTGTTCCAAACTTTCAAGTATTTCTCCCGTAGTAGGGTCAACATATCTAATAGCCTCGACTTCATCACCAAATAATTCGATTCTTATTAATCTATCTTCATAAGCTGGACCGATTTCTAAAACATCACCTTTGATTCTGAATCTACCTCTAGTAATTTCAATATCATTTCTAGTATATTGATTTTCAACGAGCGACCTCAAAGAAGAACGTAGATTTATTGATTTTCCAACTTCAAATTTAACTGCAGCTTTTAAATACTCACTTGGTATACCAAGACCATAAATACAACTTATTGAGGCTACAACAATTACATCTTTTCTCTCAAATAATGAGCGTGTTGCAGAATGCCTGAGCATATCTATTTCTTCATTAATTGAAGCAGTTTTGGCTATATACGTATCACTTACAGGGACATAAGCTTCAGGTTGATAATAATCGTAGTAAGAAATAAAGTACTCAACAGCATTTTTTGGAAAAAACTGCCTTAATTCATTACATAGTTGTGCAGCTAACGTTTTGTTATGAGCCAAAACAAGAGCTGGCCTTCCTGTTTGTTGGATTACATTTGCAATAGTAAATGTTTTACCAGTTCCAGTCGCTCCTAAAAGAGTCTGAAACTCTTTACCACTATTTACACCTTTAACTAATTTTTGAATAGCTTCTGGTTGATCTCCATTTGGTTCGTAAGGAGCCTGAAGCTTATAGTTGTTCATCAAGCTAGTAGCTAAAGGATATTGCTATATTAAGAAATTTTTTCTCCAATTATTGAATTTTTCAAAGATTCTTTTAAGCCCCTAACAACCGCAATCATTGATATTAAATCATCTAATTTATTAACTGCAGATCCAACGCCAACTGCTGATGCTCCCGAGGATATTGCTAGTGGACAAGTTACTTGGCTTAATCCAGAGGCACTCATGATTGGTATATTCAGAGATTGTTTCTTAAATTCTTGATGAATAGCATAGGTAGCTGCAAGAGTTGGTACTGATTTCTCAAAAAAGCCTTGAATTCCTGGAGAGTAAGGAGTAGAACTCGTACCACCTTCTGTTTGAATAATATCAACACCTTCTTCCACTAACTTCATAGCAAGATCAACTTGTTTATCAATTGGCATAGTATGAGGAACAGTTACTGATAAAGGAACATTAGGCAATAAATCCCTCGTCTCTTTAGTAATGTTTAAAACTTTTTCATCTGAAAAATTAATGCCTTTTTCATAAAAAGTATCATAATTTCCTATCTCAATTAATGATGCTCCTGCTTTTACAGAATCTTGAAACAATCTTGGCACTACTGAACTCACACATACGACTAATGAAGAATTCTTAAGTGCTAAATCAACGAGTTCAGGTTTACAAGCAATATCGACAAGATCAGCACCTCCTAATGAAGCAGCCTCAACAATTGTTTTCACAGATTCAACATCAAAATTATTCAATCCTGAAATAACTTTGAGTAAAGATTTACTTCTTAACTCTTCTTTAATTTTTTGTGGCAAAAGATTAATCAGACTCATTTACTTAATGAATTTATTACCTGATTGTGACATTGTTTTAGTAAAACAGTGCATTTTTTAAAAAATATTATCTGAGCAACACAAAATGTCTGATAGAGATTTAACTCAGAAAAATTGGTCATCATGGCATCATCTGCTTCATAAGGAGATTCTTAGCAAAAAAACATTAATTCCCAAAGGATCAAATATTTTAATCAGTGTTTCCGGGGGACAAGACTCCATGGCCTTATTAACCCTAATTGATGACCTAAAAAAAAATCATAGTTGGTCTATTAGTGTTTGGCATGGTGATCATCAGTGGCACGAAAAATCCTCACTATATGCTTTTGAATTAAAAAGTTATTGCAAAGATAAAAATATTTCATTCTATTTTGATAAGGCAAATAAAGAAGATATTTTTTCAGAAGAAAAAGCAAGAGAATGGAGATATAAAAAATTATGTGAAAGAGCCAAAACTTTATTAAACAAGAACCAGCCAAAAAACAATGTTTATTTATTAACTGGTCATACTAGTAGTGATAACGCAGAAACATTTATCCTAAATTTATCTCGAGGTAGCAATTTTGCAGGTCTCAGTAATATTGCAAGCAAAAAATTAATAGGAAATCAATTTTTTTTAATAAGGCCATTATTAATTTTTAGTAGAGAAGACACAAAAAAATTCTGTAATGATATGAATATCCCAGTCTGGGAAGACCCAACAAATTCAGATCTTAAATTAAAAAGAAATTTAGTAAGAAAAAAAATTATTCCTACATTAGAGGGCATCTATCCTGGTTGTTCAGAAAGGATAAATAATTTTTCCCAAAAAATGAGCAACTATAATAATGAACGGAATGATCTTAGTGAACTCGCATACTTATATTGTCAAGACGTGAAAGGTATCAAAAGGAGTCTCTTAAATAGTATGTGTATTGAAGCGCGGTGCACAATCTTAAATAGATTTTTAAAAGAAATATCTATAAAGCAATATAGTTCTAAAAATCTGGCAAAATTAGCAACTTCAATTTATGAAAAAAATAAAGGTCAAATTCACTTGCAAGAGTTTTTGAAAATTGTTTGGAATAAAAACTATGTAAATTTTGAAAAAAGTTAAGAGGTGACAGCAGATCTTCTTCTTCTTGTTCTACCTTCAAATGAATCTTCTTTAGCAGTATCAGCTGATGGATTCTGTGAAACTTTTGGACTTTTTTGGGTATTTTGCGTGTTATTTGAACTATTTGAATGATTATTGTTTGATTTCTTTTGGAAATTATGATTATTTCTATTTCTTTGAGAAAAATTTTGCTCTTCGGTAATCTTTGGAACATAAGCACGAGTTCCACTTGGGGCAGGTTGAACTAAACACAAAATAAGTGGCTCAACTTGTAACTCTCTTCTCATTCTTCTCGATAAGCCATGTTCAATTTCTCTTTGTACACCAATCCAATCTACTTCAAAATTATTCGGCCCAGTTTGTCTAGATAATTGTTTCCATCTATTTTCTAAGACCCAGCTAATTTCACGTTCTGTCCACATAGACATTTTTCTTGGTTCTGCAGTAGTGATAACTCCTCTTAAATTAACTCTGGGAGGCGCAACCATCTTCCCATCTGTACTAATAGGAGCTAAAACTGTTACCACACCATCCACAGCTAATTGCTGCCTTTCTTTTAAAACTCGAGCATCTACTATTCCATTACGTGAGTTATCAAGTAATTCAACTCCTGCTTTTACAGGATCACCTTTTTGAATAGAATTAGATGTCAACTCAACTACATCTCCATTTTCAATGATTAAGATGTTATCCTTTGGAACTCCCATAGTTTGTGCGCTCTTGCCATGACAAACAAGCATCCTATGTTCTCCATGAACTGGGACAAAAAACTTAGGTTTAGCGAGGGCCAACATTAACTTTTGATCCTCTTGAAAACCATGCCCAGAAACATGTATATTTTCTCCCTTGCCATAAACAACTTTTGCTCCAAGTTTCATTAATCTATCTATTGTATTAACCACAGAAATAGTATTGCCAGGAATTGGACTCGCTGAAAATATCACCGTATCAGTAGTCTTCAGACGGACATGCTGATGTTCACCACGAGATATTCTACTTAACGCTGCTAGGGGCTCTCCTTGACTTCCAGTCATTAATAGTAAAGTCTCTCTATCCGGTAAGTCTCTAATTTGTTTTATCGGAACAAAAAGATCATCAGGACATTTCATATAACCAATATCTCTCGCCTTAGCAATAACATTAATCATTGATCTACCTAACAAACCAACCTTTCTGCCATGTTTCATAGCTAGTTCCAAACACATTGTTACTCTATGGACAGAGCTTGCAAAAGTGGTAATAATTACGCGTTCTTTTGCTTCAGCAATATGTTTTTCTAAAGATGGATAAATAGTTTTTTCCGACGGACAAAAACCAGGGACTTCAGCATTAGTAGAGTCGCTAAACATACATAAAACACCTTTCTCCCCGTAATAAGCCATTCTCTCAATATCAAATTGCTCACCATCTATTGGCATATGATCAAATTTAAAATCGCCCGTGAAAATAATTGTTCCAACAGGAGTAGTAACTGCCAACGAAAAACTATCACAAATTGAATGTGTATTTCGAATAAATTCAACTGAAAAATGTTGGCCAACCTTAACCACATCCCTTGGATTCACAGTTTGTATAGTCGTTCTATCGGATACTCCTGCCTCCTCCATCTTTCCCCTCAGCATTGACATGGCTAGCCTAGGGCCATAAATAATTGGAATATTAAAATGCTTTAGATGATGAGAAATACCTCCAATATGATCTTCATGACCATGAGTTACAATCATACCTTTAATTCTTCTTTGATTTTCTCTTAAAAAAGTTGTATCAGGCATAACAACATTCACACCATGCATTCCATCAGATGGGAAAGCAAGACCAGCGTCAACAAGCATCAGTTCATCACCGTATTCAAAAACACAAGTGTTTTTTCCAATTTCATGTAATCCTCCAAGAGGTATTACTCTTAAAGCTGGGGAATTACTTTTAGATCTTGATGAAGCGTTGGTAGATCTATTTACAGTTGAATTGGTACTTAATTGCATAATTTTGAAATTTATGAAGGCCTGCTTGTAATCAAATAAGGTTTATTTAAATTTAATTATCAAGTTAAATATAATCCTTATTATAAGGATTTCAGGATAAAAGATAGTTGCTTTTTCATGTCCGCAGTTAATGGTGACAAAGGACTTCTTGGATTACCTACATTCCATCCAGACAGCTCTAAAGCAGCCTTTATTGGAATGGGATTAGTAGTCATAAAAAGTGCCTTAAAAAGAGGCTGAAGTTTTTCATGAATAGCAAGCGCATCGGATACTTTTCCACTTTGAAAGGATTCAATCATCTCTTTCAATTGCAAGCCAACTAAATGACTTGCAACACTTACAACTCCTACAGCACCCACAGATAACATTGGAAGCAACAATGAATCGTCGCCACTATATACAGAGAGTTCAGAGCCACAAATAGCTCGTAGTTCTGTTACTTCTTCTATTCTACCGCTTGCCGCTTTAATACTGAGAATATTGGAACAATCCATAAGTTTCTTCACAGTATCAGGTAATAAATTGCAACCTGTCCTTCCAGGTATGTTGTAAAGCATTATAGGCAAATCCTTTGCAGAATTAGCAATGAAACTGAAATGTTTATAAAGACCTTCTTGAGGTGGCTTATTGTAATATGGAACAACAACCAAAGCACCGTCAGCCCCAGATAAGTAGGCTTTTTGTGTAGCTTCTACAGCCTCGCTTGTACAATTACTACCAGTACCAACTATTACTTTACAGCTCGAATCCAAAGATCCTTTTACTGCAATAAACAAATCATGTTGTTCCTCCCATGAAAGGGTAGGGGATTCGCCAGTAGTACCACAAAGCACAATGCCATCAGAACCGTTCTCAAAAAGAAAATTTGAGAGTTTTATAGCTAGTTCATAATCTACATCTCCATTTTCAGTAAATGGAGTAACCATTGCAGTCAATATTCTTCCAAATAATGGATTAGTACACTTAGTTTTGTCTTTAATCATTTTTTTGGAATTAATAACTCAGCTATTTGAACAGCATTAAGAGCTGCTCCTTTTCTTATTTGATCTCCACATAACCATAATTCTAATCCATTAGGCTGACTGATATCAGTTCTTAACCTGCCAACAGCAACATTATCCCTTCCCATAACGTCATTTGGCATAGGAAATCTATTATTTTTGTAATCCTCAATAATTTCAATTCCAGGTGATTTTTTTAATTGTTCGAGAGCATCTTTAGGTCCAACTACATCAGCAAATTCAA encodes:
- the uvrB gene encoding excinuclease ABC subunit UvrB; translation: MNNYKLQAPYEPNGDQPEAIQKLVKGVNSGKEFQTLLGATGTGKTFTIANVIQQTGRPALVLAHNKTLAAQLCNELRQFFPKNAVEYFISYYDYYQPEAYVPVSDTYIAKTASINEEIDMLRHSATRSLFERKDVIVVASISCIYGLGIPSEYLKAAVKFEVGKSINLRSSLRSLVENQYTRNDIEITRGRFRIKGDVLEIGPAYEDRLIRIELFGDEVEAIRYVDPTTGEILESLEQVSVYPAKHFVTPKERLESAISAIRSELKKQLDKFTYEGKLLEAQRLEQRTKYDLEMLKEVGYCNGVENYARHLSGREEGSPPECLIDYFPKDWLLVVDESHVTCPQLHAMYNGDQSRKKVLIDHGFRLPSAADNRPLKCEEFWEKSKQTVFISATPGQWELDQCDGEFIEQVIRPTGVLDPLIDVRPSEGQIEDLLSEIRIRAEKNQRVLVTTLTKRMAEDLTDFLSENKVRVRYLHSEIHSIERIEIIQDLRMGEYDVLVGVNLLREGLDLPEVSLVAILDADKEGFLRAERSLIQTIGRAARHVEGVALLYADNFTDSMKRAISETERRRTIQKKYNQVNGITPKPAGKKIENSILSFLELSRKLDAGGLSKDLINIVNNKTDAILNASDNQCLIEELPGLIEKLEIQMKDAAKELNFEEAANLRDRIKKLRQKLARNY
- a CDS encoding DUF561 domain-containing protein, which translates into the protein MSLINLLPQKIKEELRSKSLLKVISGLNNFDVESVKTIVEAASLGGADLVDIACKPELVDLALKNSSLVVCVSSVVPRLFQDSVKAGASLIEIGNYDTFYEKGINFSDEKVLNITKETRDLLPNVPLSVTVPHTMPIDKQVDLAMKLVEEGVDIIQTEGGTSSTPYSPGIQGFFEKSVPTLAATYAIHQEFKKQSLNIPIMSASGLSQVTCPLAISSGASAVGVGSAVNKLDDLISMIAVVRGLKESLKNSIIGEKIS
- the tilS gene encoding tRNA lysidine(34) synthetase TilS; translated protein: MSDRDLTQKNWSSWHHLLHKEILSKKTLIPKGSNILISVSGGQDSMALLTLIDDLKKNHSWSISVWHGDHQWHEKSSLYAFELKSYCKDKNISFYFDKANKEDIFSEEKAREWRYKKLCERAKTLLNKNQPKNNVYLLTGHTSSDNAETFILNLSRGSNFAGLSNIASKKLIGNQFFLIRPLLIFSREDTKKFCNDMNIPVWEDPTNSDLKLKRNLVRKKIIPTLEGIYPGCSERINNFSQKMSNYNNERNDLSELAYLYCQDVKGIKRSLLNSMCIEARCTILNRFLKEISIKQYSSKNLAKLATSIYEKNKGQIHLQEFLKIVWNKNYVNFEKS
- a CDS encoding ribonuclease J, translating into MQLSTNSTVNRSTNASSRSKSNSPALRVIPLGGLHEIGKNTCVFEYGDELMLVDAGLAFPSDGMHGVNVVMPDTTFLRENQRRIKGMIVTHGHEDHIGGISHHLKHFNIPIIYGPRLAMSMLRGKMEEAGVSDRTTIQTVNPRDVVKVGQHFSVEFIRNTHSICDSFSLAVTTPVGTIIFTGDFKFDHMPIDGEQFDIERMAYYGEKGVLCMFSDSTNAEVPGFCPSEKTIYPSLEKHIAEAKERVIITTFASSVHRVTMCLELAMKHGRKVGLLGRSMINVIAKARDIGYMKCPDDLFVPIKQIRDLPDRETLLLMTGSQGEPLAALSRISRGEHQHVRLKTTDTVIFSASPIPGNTISVVNTIDRLMKLGAKVVYGKGENIHVSGHGFQEDQKLMLALAKPKFFVPVHGEHRMLVCHGKSAQTMGVPKDNILIIENGDVVELTSNSIQKGDPVKAGVELLDNSRNGIVDARVLKERQQLAVDGVVTVLAPISTDGKMVAPPRVNLRGVITTAEPRKMSMWTEREISWVLENRWKQLSRQTGPNNFEVDWIGVQREIEHGLSRRMRRELQVEPLILCLVQPAPSGTRAYVPKITEEQNFSQRNRNNHNFQKKSNNNHSNSSNNTQNTQKSPKVSQNPSADTAKEDSFEGRTRRRRSAVTS
- the dapA gene encoding 4-hydroxy-tetrahydrodipicolinate synthase, whose amino-acid sequence is MIKDKTKCTNPLFGRILTAMVTPFTENGDVDYELAIKLSNFLFENGSDGIVLCGTTGESPTLSWEEQHDLFIAVKGSLDSSCKVIVGTGSNCTSEAVEATQKAYLSGADGALVVVPYYNKPPQEGLYKHFSFIANSAKDLPIMLYNIPGRTGCNLLPDTVKKLMDCSNILSIKAASGRIEEVTELRAICGSELSVYSGDDSLLLPMLSVGAVGVVSVASHLVGLQLKEMIESFQSGKVSDALAIHEKLQPLFKALFMTTNPIPIKAALELSGWNVGNPRSPLSPLTADMKKQLSFILKSL